CGACTCACTCCCAACCATCTTCGAACAATAATACTGGTTTCTTCCTCCTTTAATCACATTTCTTCActtattcttgaactttttagaaatgattttttttcctaaaattaaaattataatattaatcattttttttaattaaaataaatatatattgttcCATAGTCCCACTAATTATTagtagaaaatatttttttaattgaaaaatgagtaaattgttttcttttaaatcagGAAATTTCACGCTTGAAACAACGCAACagctttgttttattattaagaagaaaacaaagcaaTACAGCCTGGTTTTTGTTAAGAGGGGTGAGTTCGCCTTAAAACGACACCGTTTAGGGTAGTCAATAAGTCAATACTGACAGCTAATTTCTGTAATAAATACGTAAAAaattggaatatatatatatatatatattacataaataGAAGCAAGAGTCTCGCATTACTAGATCCCATTCGCAACCACATCCGCCCTAGAGGCATAGAAAATCAATACAAACatttctctgtctctctccCCTTCTCCCTCCGATTCCGTCGCGGCCGACGATCTCCGGTAGGATGGAGAGCCTGTGGCGAGCGGCGACTGGCCAAGATCCGAGTCCGGATGATTACAAAGGCGTTGAATTCTGGACCAGCCCCGAGCGCGCCGGCTGGCTCAACAAGCAGGGCGAATATCTCAAAACCTGGCGTCGCCGATGGTTCGTTCTGAAACAAGGTAAACTCTTCTGGTTTAAGGACTCTATCGTTACTCGTGCCTCCATTCCACGCGGCGTCATCCCTGTCAACACCTGCCTCACCGTCAAAGGCGCCGAGGATATCCTCCATAAGCCCTGCGCCTTCGAGCTCTCCACCACCGGTCATGACACTATGTACTTCATCGCTGAGTCGGAGCGCGAAAAGGAGGAGTGGATCAATTCGATCGGTCGCTCGATAGTTCAGAATTCTCGATCGGTTACCGAATCTGAAGTCGTTGATTACGATAACAGGCGATGATTCCGATGTTGAAGACTTTTCTTCGTCCTTCACTTTCTCTATGTACAGTAACGAGGCGAGATTTAGTCTCGGATGGTTGCGAGATGAATACCTTTTGTCGAATTGGTACTATCGATCTCTGTTTCCTTCTTTCATGTTGTTAAAATTATGGTGATGATGTGAATCAAACTGAATCTCCTCTACTTCGTTTTCTCCTTGGTTCCAAAACTTCTATCAGGCAGACGATCATCCTTCTtgctcgttttttttttcttgtgtaTTTGATCTCCAATTACCGTAGTGTGTTTAAATTCTGGTTTAGCATATACTGATTAATGACGTTTTTTCTCAGATCATATCTTTTTCCCTTacgatttttatttatcaatttgttattttctGAATTGTTTCTTCCAAATCAACCTCTATCAGTCTCGAGCAACCTGTAAACCGATTCGATGTTCCTTACAGTTAGGGCATGCTCACATGGAGTTCCAGCCTCCAGGATCAATCGAGAAATCATTTGGCATCCTCAACAGTACACTTTCACGCTTAGGACActaggatttatgaattactTCCTAACGTAATAAATTATGCAGCTACAAATCCTAGCAACACGTCAAGACTTCCGTGGGGCAAGCcgtgatgaagatgatgaatcgCTTTTCACTGGAAACCGATTATTGTAAATATAGAATGTGAAAGATCCAATCAAGAAACCAGATTTGGCCTTGATTTTCGCTCCATTGATCGTGAAAAATGGACAAAATGAATCAACTGCTGGCTAAATACAAGGTATCGAAGCCCTAatctatctttttcttttcgcAAGATAAGAACAAAGcattatcaattttaatttaggttCCATTAACTACGACGATATTcacatcattttcattttgttcacTTGAATTTGTTGTAGAAATCAAACTCATATTCATACTTTTTAGTAATGAAAATAGACATTAACGAAACAATTAATGACAatgcattttaatttatataatcaatgaattatGTTTCAGCAATTTGAACTGAATTTTAATTACAGTTTCATGGCAGATAGATAGTAACATTCAATCTAAAGATAGATCTCAAGATTATACCAAAAGGATGCGACGCCATCCACATTGCATTTGGAACCCTGAATGGCTATCAATTACTTTGGAAGAATATTCTTACAACTGAAATGAAATTATCCATATATTCTAAAGCCAGTGATATCTATGATCCTATCGCTAAATAGTGCGCATAATCTTTACAAAAGGCTAAGATTCCAACATCCCAAAGAACTTCAATCTCTGATCTAAGCGATTACCAGATCAAAGAGTTATCATAGCCGTTTTGATAGAACAAATAAAGCTTAGTTTCAAGATAGTGAGGTAACAAAAAAGAGTTCCCATTACGATACAAGGAAACCGAACAGCCCGTCGGAAGAAAACCTAAGTGTGTTGAACAAGACAGGACTAACTGTAATGATCCGTTGCAGTCCTCCTTATCTACGACGAtcttcgtttctttctctatGAGAATGATCCCGACCATGAGAGGATCGAGAATCCCTCTTCTCATCTGGATTTTCCCGCCTATGTGATTCTGAGCGATGTCTTGTCGATTTATCTCTTTCCCTTCTATCACCATCGTCTTCCCTCGGTTTTTGCTGATACTCTTCGTCACCATGCCTTTTTGACCTGTCTTCTTCCCTCTTGTTGTAGTCTCTTCTCGAATGCGGCGGGAGTTCGTCGTCTTGGTTCCTTCTCGATctcctttcttccttcttatGGTGATCATCTTCTAACTTCGTCTTATCATCGTCATCACCATGTCTTCTCAATCTCTTATCTTCTTTCTCACTATCATCATGGTTCCTACTAGATCTCTTCTCTTCCCTCCTATAACGATCATCTCCCGACTTCAGTTCACGATTGCTATCAGGATCGTGTCTGCTCAATCTCTTCTCGTCTTTCCTACCATGGTTCTCTCTCGACTTGAGTTCTGATTCTTTACCATCATCCCAGCCTTTCAGTTTACTTTCCTGCCTCGCCCTCCCACTAGTTTCCCTAGGATGTCTTTCTAAGTCATCACtatttttccttccttttgcaCGCAATTCTCGATCACGATCTTTTTTATCATCGAACTTGTCATGTCCCCATTTTGAACTTGCATCTTCTGCCGCCCCCCAGCCCGTGTTCGCAGCTCtctgaataataaaaaacttgATGCATTAAATTTCTAAAGTGAAGCTAAAACTCTAAGCCAAGCATGGTAAAGAAACTAGTATGTCTAAAGTTCTTTCACTCAGGGATAGCCAGCTAGTAACATTAAAGGTAAACTAAAATCCTGTGAAACTAACATACTTcctataacagcccaagcctaccgctattaaatattgtccgttttagtctattacgtatcgtcgtcagcctcacaattttaaaacttgtctgctagaaagaagtttccacacccttataaggaattcttcgttctcctctccaaccgatgtgggatctcaaactTCCCCTGCAAAACTGATTCCATTTCTATACATAGGAACCATCCCTCCTCCCCACTACCCAACTGTCAGGGATTAATTCCTCTTTTACACTTTCTAGAGTAAGTTTACACAATAGGAAGTCTCACACGTACCTGCTCATCGTGAGAGAATTTGCACCCAGCTCCACGGGTACATTCACCCCTTTGAAATGCACGACAAACACCGCGAGCTTCCCTCTTCTTTTGTTCggtttcttcatcttcttcttccttctttttatatttagtcACATGATCAACCCTAATGATTCGGCCTAGAATCTGTGCACCATTCAAATTATCTGAAAGGGACAAACACCATTAATTAGAAATCTGCATTCATTCCCATATAACGATGAACTACCTAGAGCAAGGAGCTGAAGACAACCTACAGCAAGGATTGTACTTCTCTGATCTTCATATGCAACAAAGGCAAAGCCTTTCGACTTTCCTGTACCCTTGTCTCTGACAAGATTAACATCAACAATCTCTCCATACCTGTTCGTCCAAGTACATTTCAATATtcagataaaataaataaataaataatccacGGCTAATATGCTGCGTTAAAAATGCATTTACAGGCAGCTAAACATTGAAAGggcaaggaagaagaagatgtttCTTTTATTGATTGGATGGAATGTAATTATACACACACGCACACATATATACCAACTACCAAGATACCAAAGAGCCCTTCTTGTATTATGCTTGCAACCTACCCCACTAATCTTCGAGAGGCTTTACGCACTCCAATGCTAGCTCCAGGAGAAGAGAATGGTTTTGAGCAACTAAGCTTCTAATTGAGACTTAGACCTAGGACCTCGAGAGGTATCTATCGAGGATTATTGAAAGTAGTCCCatgttggctaattaagaggaagatcataggtttataagtaaggaacactatctccattggcatgagaccttttggaaaaaccaaaagcaaagtcatgagagcttatgctcaaagtggacaatatcatactattgtggaggttcgtgatttctaacatggtatcagagtcatacccttaacttagccatgtcaatagaatcctcaagtgtcaaacaaagaagttgtgagcctcgaaggtgtagtcaaaagtgattcaagtgtcgaacaaatggtgaaatttgttcgagggctctaaaGAAAGgtgttgagcctcgattaaggggagactgttcAAGGGCTCTACAGGCCTCAAAAGAGACTCTATGTTGTACTTTATccaaggggaggattgttgaaaattattgaacgaagtagtcccacattggctaataaAGAGAGATCATGGGTTTAATAAGTATGAAAccctatctccattggtacaaggcattttggaaaaaccaaaagcaaatccatgagagcttatgctcaaaatggacaataccATGCCATTGTGGAGGTTTGCCGTTTCTAATCGTATCTCCAAACATCTTGTCATATGGTTACCCCTTCGAGATCACAAGGAAGATGAATTCTGCAAAGtagctaaaaaaaaacttgtctGATCCTTCAGAGAGATGGGAGGGGAGGGAGGGAGAAACTTTTTCTCAAGCTGAAGATACAAGGAACAACAAAACCTAATGGACTAGCAAGAACGAGCTCAATTAGTGTATTTGGTCAAACATAAGCTACACAACTTGAAACATCAACTCCCTCTCTAACAAAAATCCTCCAGTTATGCAAAACCTCGGAAATTTCATTTCAGAAGCTACTCGAACTACGAGACCACACCTAAGGgagaaaataaatcatttcattGTCGAACACGCAGATCCAGCATAGAAGCTCAATGTTCCACTTAGTAAACTACCCAATCAGAACAGAGAGCCACAGAAGAACACAATGAGGAGAAAACAgataaaattatgaacttaCTGGGCGAAAACGGCGAGGAGATCACCCTCAGTGAGATCGTAAGGAATGCCTCCAACGAAAACGTAGGCGGAATCTTTGTATTTAGCGTGCCATGAAGCTTCCTCAGAAATCCCAAGCGAGGCCTCCTGAGAATTGATTTTCTGGATGCGTTTGACTAGGGTTAGAGGATTCATAGCTCACTtccaaaccaaaatcaaaatcaaaatcaaaatcaagatcCTCTCCAGTTTCCCTTGGGCAGAGAAACGAGCGCCAAGGGTTTTCTTCCCGAAAGGGGATCGAAGTCGAACTAGGGCGAAGCGCGCGCAGGCTATTCTCCGTATCCGCCGGTAAGGaactttctactttttttttttttcttcttcttcttcttcttcttattattattattattatatttttaaaaaaattaaagataattaagaaaaattcaattttcaaacatttttttttaaataattaagagcattttaaaacttttttatttataaatatttaaaacgaaatataaaattcaaagatatttttctatatatttaataaattactaatattataattttttaaatcacccaaaaataaccaaaacgataatttttagttttaaattttgtgtgtaataaatttgcaaatattaaaaaaatgtcaaataattcacactttaaattattaaaataattttattgttttccaaaatacattaataataaaactttaatataacaccgaaaatattattattaatacgtataaaaattagaaattacaTCTCTGCTTTCATTTCCTATGGTGTCgttaacattatatatatatatatatttatttatttatattaaccAATTGATGTGTACAGTAAAAGAGTATTTATTTGATCGAGGGTTTCCCGGAAAACGGAGGAGACGAAATCAATCAAGACTGCCTTCCGCCGTAGCGCCGCTGCCTGGTCTGATACGAAACCAGAGCCTCCACGAAATCCTGTTTCCGGAAGTCCGGCCAGAGCGTCTCGGTGAAGAAGAATTCGGTGTACGCCGATTGCCAGAGCAGGAAGTTGCTGATTCGGAGTTCGCCGCTGGTTCTGATGAGGAGATCGGGGTGAGGAACCGCCGTGCATTTCGTTTCCAGTTCCTGTTCGATCAGGCTGTCGTCGATGTCTTCCACTTGGATCTCGTCGTTCTTCACCTTCCGGGCGAGGCTTCTGCAGGCCTGAACGACGTCGTATCTTCCGCTGTAACTCGCCGCCACGATGAGTTGGAGTTTGGTGTTGGATTTCGTTTCTTCCACCGCCGTGTTTATTAGGTTCTGTAGGGATTTGGGAAGCAGCGATAAATCCCCAATCACCGATAACCTAATTCCCTTGCTgtgtttgatttaattaacgcaattaattagttagttaattaactaattaatttaattaaaatattaatagaatTACCTGGAAGATTTTTCCATCTCAGATTTCAAAACCCTTTCGaataaaaacatcaaaaacTCGACCTCCCGCTGTTACCCaacaaaaaatacataattaatttatataataataattaaaaaaatgttttaaattttatatattggtattttttttttaagaaaaaaattatttaatggactagagaaaataaattgatattttaccttacaaaataaataaaatgcctctagaattaaaaaaataaaattaaaagttctatattatatttttaaaattttaattttaggtttAAATATAACCgtagatttttcattttgtgtaTGATGttcctaaattattaaaaaaattaaatatattaaatatttttatttaataaatataatataaatattttgattatttttaaaatttagagaaattaaatatgagctttaaaatccataaaataagcttaaaatttaaccaaattcaagaaaaattaattttatgtcaataaatttattaaaaaaattaaaatttaatagataaattagatataaatttaaattttatgcataacaaaattataaaattttaaatttgtattttaaaaaattcaaaaactcaaaaataaaatttgtaattttaaaaattatcctaaacaaatttaactaaatttataatttaataaattaaaacggAAAACGGACCTTAGAGCGAAGCCAGTTATCATAAGAGAAAGCAAAAACGGTGAGTACAGGAATATCCAATTCCAAGCATAGGTCAACCATCTCCCGTAACGACCGTACGCCGGCGTCGTGGCCTTTGGAGTCCGGCAACTTCATCCGCCTTGCCCACCGCACATTTCCGTCCATAATCACCGCCACGTGTCTCGGCAGGAACTCCTTCTGCAGGCCCGCAGGCAACGCGGCTTCCTCGGCAGTCGGCGCGGCCACATCCGCCGCTCTCAGTCGGAGATTGGAGAAG
The Cucurbita pepo subsp. pepo cultivar mu-cu-16 chromosome LG16, ASM280686v2, whole genome shotgun sequence genome window above contains:
- the LOC111777367 gene encoding pleckstrin homology domain-containing protein 1-like, whose protein sequence is MESLWRAATGQDPSPDDYKGVEFWTSPERAGWLNKQGEYLKTWRRRWFVLKQGKLFWFKDSIVTRASIPRGVIPVNTCLTVKGAEDILHKPCAFELSTTGHDTMYFIAESEREKEEWINSIGRSIVQNSRSVTESEVVDYDNRR
- the LOC111777366 gene encoding zinc finger CCCH domain-containing protein 25, which translates into the protein MNPLTLVKRIQKINSQEASLGISEEASWHAKYKDSAYVFVGGIPYDLTEGDLLAVFAQYGEIVDVNLVRDKGTGKSKGFAFVAYEDQRSTILAVDNLNGAQILGRIIRVDHVTKYKKKEEEDEETEQKKREARGVCRAFQRGECTRGAGCKFSHDEQRAANTGWGAAEDASSKWGHDKFDDKKDRDRELRAKGRKNSDDLERHPRETSGRARQESKLKGWDDGKESELKSRENHGRKDEKRLSRHDPDSNRELKSGDDRYRREEKRSSRNHDDSEKEDKRLRRHGDDDDKTKLEDDHHKKEERRSRRNQDDELPPHSRRDYNKREEDRSKRHGDEEYQQKPREDDGDRRERDKSTRHRSESHRRENPDEKRDSRSSHGRDHSHRERNEDRRR
- the LOC111776977 gene encoding dehydrodolichyl diphosphate synthase 2, whose protein sequence is MFSVRFPLPIDNLLPPPKFFFGCAFPKPYVSDRRRFSNLRLRAADVAAPTAEEAALPAGLQKEFLPRHVAVIMDGNVRWARRMKLPDSKGHDAGVRSLREMVDLCLELDIPVLTVFAFSYDNWLRSKREVEFLMFLFERVLKSEMEKSSSKGIRLSVIGDLSLLPKSLQNLINTAVEETKSNTKLQLIVAASYSGRYDVVQACRSLARKVKNDEIQVEDIDDSLIEQELETKCTAVPHPDLLIRTSGELRISNFLLWQSAYTEFFFTETLWPDFRKQDFVEALVSYQTRQRRYGGRQS